In the genome of Verrucomicrobiia bacterium, one region contains:
- a CDS encoding NADH-quinone oxidoreductase subunit M produces the protein MNQLPILSILTFTPLAGALMLWLLPPENQRFARKVALGFNILTLLWVILLWLNFDASDGQYHFVEKHAWIESLGAQYYLGLDGISLLMVALAALITPIAIFATWHTDENVPRYYSLMLLLQTGLIGTFTALNFLHWFIFWELSLIPAFFLIKFWGGPNRAAAATRFFIYTMVGSVTMLLSFLAIFWATHSFDFPELTDLGQSGQLAALLNVKLQGWQIFNRYQLPLVIFAGVFLGFAVKVPLIPFHTWLPLTYTEASTGTTMLLTGVMSKMGVYGFLRILLPIFPDQMRHMLTPLLWLAVATIILSACAAFAQRDLKRIFAYSSINHLGYCLLGIFAAAKFTGGDEPWRTEQSAALNGVILQMFNHGLTASVLFCFIGFLEKRSGGLRGLNDFGGLRKVAPIFCGLMGISIFASLGLPGLNGFIGEFLIFKGAFALVTWATALSVIGLLVTAIFLLTVIQRVFNGPLNPKWSALPDLNWRERFIVLPATALMFLIGLYPQFLIGKINAAVLRIVEQLRF, from the coding sequence ATGAACCAACTTCCCATCCTCAGCATCCTCACCTTCACGCCGCTCGCCGGCGCGCTGATGCTTTGGTTGCTGCCTCCGGAAAACCAGCGCTTCGCCCGCAAGGTGGCCCTGGGATTCAATATTCTGACGCTGCTTTGGGTGATTTTGTTGTGGTTAAATTTTGATGCCTCTGATGGCCAATATCACTTCGTCGAAAAACATGCGTGGATCGAATCGCTCGGCGCGCAATATTATCTCGGCCTGGATGGCATCAGTTTGCTGATGGTTGCCCTCGCTGCGCTGATCACACCCATCGCAATTTTTGCCACCTGGCACACCGACGAAAATGTTCCCCGATATTATTCATTGATGCTGCTGCTCCAAACTGGACTCATCGGCACTTTTACCGCGCTCAATTTTCTCCATTGGTTTATTTTTTGGGAGCTGAGCCTTATCCCCGCGTTTTTCCTCATCAAATTTTGGGGCGGCCCAAATCGCGCTGCCGCCGCGACTCGATTTTTCATTTATACGATGGTCGGCAGCGTCACGATGCTCCTGTCCTTCCTCGCCATTTTTTGGGCAACGCACTCTTTTGACTTTCCCGAACTCACCGACCTCGGCCAGTCCGGCCAACTTGCCGCCTTGCTAAACGTAAAATTGCAAGGCTGGCAAATATTCAATCGCTACCAGCTTCCGCTTGTCATTTTCGCCGGAGTATTCCTGGGATTCGCGGTGAAGGTCCCGCTGATTCCATTTCATACCTGGTTGCCGTTGACCTACACCGAAGCGTCGACCGGCACGACCATGCTGCTCACCGGCGTCATGTCCAAGATGGGCGTTTATGGTTTTCTGCGAATTCTGCTCCCCATCTTTCCCGACCAGATGCGCCACATGCTGACGCCGCTTTTGTGGCTCGCCGTCGCAACCATCATTCTTTCCGCCTGTGCCGCTTTTGCGCAACGCGATCTCAAGCGCATTTTTGCTTATTCCTCCATAAACCATCTTGGCTATTGCCTGCTCGGAATTTTCGCCGCCGCCAAATTCACCGGCGGCGATGAACCCTGGCGCACCGAACAATCCGCCGCTCTCAACGGCGTGATCCTGCAAATGTTCAACCACGGTCTCACCGCGTCCGTGCTTTTTTGCTTCATCGGCTTTCTGGAAAAACGCAGCGGTGGCTTGCGCGGTCTGAATGATTTTGGCGGCCTCCGAAAAGTCGCGCCCATCTTCTGCGGATTGATGGGCATCTCGATTTTTGCATCGCTTGGTTTGCCCGGCCTCAATGGCTTCATCGGCGAATTTCTCATCTTCAAAGGCGCCTTTGCGCTCGTCACCTGGGCGACCGCGCTCTCAGTCATCGGCCTGCTGGTTACCGCCATTTTTCTATTGACCGTTATTCAGCGTGTCTTCAACGGCCCGCTCAACCCCAAGTGGAGCGCGCTGCCCGACTTAAACTGGCGCGAGCGCTTCATCGTTCTGCCCGCGACCGCCCTGATGTTTTTGATCGGTCTCTACCCGCAATTTTTGATCGGTAAAATCAATGCGGCCGTCTTGCGAATTGTTGAGCAACTCCGGTTTTGA
- a CDS encoding NADH-quinone oxidoreductase subunit C, producing the protein MLPLDQIKSRIEAAVPGCRLEMIPNDSPSAQLSLLVDNDHAFAIATFLRDDPELRLDYASNVTGIDWPELIIKEKIKVKKIVDGVEKEVEETMEKTRPAYLEAVYHLYSMTLKHGPVIIRLRTGNRIDKINLPSLTPIWRAAEFQEREIFDLYGIVFDGHPDLRRILMWDGYKDFPMRKDYVEPDDYEYEPTPHDEVLERAKNHNSAGIKS; encoded by the coding sequence ATGCTCCCACTCGACCAAATCAAATCCCGCATCGAAGCCGCCGTTCCCGGTTGCCGTTTGGAAATGATTCCCAACGACAGCCCCAGCGCGCAGCTTTCCTTGCTCGTGGATAATGATCACGCCTTCGCCATCGCCACCTTTCTCCGCGACGATCCCGAACTTCGCCTCGACTACGCCTCCAACGTCACCGGCATAGACTGGCCCGAACTCATCATCAAAGAAAAAATCAAAGTCAAAAAAATCGTGGACGGCGTGGAAAAAGAAGTCGAGGAGACCATGGAGAAAACTCGTCCCGCCTATCTCGAAGCCGTTTATCATCTTTACTCGATGACGCTCAAGCACGGCCCCGTCATCATCCGTTTGCGCACTGGCAATCGCATTGATAAAATAAATCTTCCCTCGCTCACGCCCATTTGGCGCGCCGCCGAATTTCAGGAACGCGAAATTTTTGACCTGTACGGCATCGTCTTCGACGGCCATCCCGACCTTCGCCGTATTTTGATGTGGGACGGTTATAAGGATTTCCCGATGCGCAAAGATTATGTCGAGCCGGACGATTACGAATACGAACCCACGCCGCACGACGAAGTTTTGGAGCGGGCAAAAAACCACAACTCGGCTGGAATTAAATCATGA
- a CDS encoding NADH-quinone oxidoreductase subunit A produces the protein MATENNPYLLLTVFIVAAAIFSLMPLLLAYLWAKRFSPKKPGPDKNAVYECGLESRGDAWLQFRSEYYLYAIIFLIFDVETIFLLPFAVAFTGLPVGAFLAMIVFLLLLVEGLVWAWRKGVLTWA, from the coding sequence ATGGCCACCGAAAATAATCCGTACCTTTTACTCACGGTGTTCATCGTTGCGGCGGCGATTTTCTCTTTGATGCCGCTGCTCCTTGCATATCTGTGGGCAAAGCGCTTTTCCCCCAAAAAACCCGGCCCCGATAAAAACGCCGTTTACGAATGCGGCCTCGAATCGCGCGGCGATGCCTGGCTACAATTCCGTTCTGAATATTATCTTTACGCCATTATCTTCCTCATCTTCGACGTCGAAACTATTTTTCTGCTGCCATTTGCCGTCGCCTTCACTGGCCTGCCCGTCGGCGCATTTCTCGCCATGATTGTTTTTCTGCTGCTTCTGGTCGAAGGCCTTGTGTGGGCCTGGCGCAAAGGAGTGCTAACGTGGGCATGA
- a CDS encoding NADH-quinone oxidoreductase subunit D gives MGPHHPSTHGVFRMDVVLDGEKIVKLKPVFGYLHRNHEKIAENTTYLASMPYTDRLDYFCSMTNNWAYALSVEKLAGLQVPERAEYIRILTAELTRLVNHTCLIGFLMQDMGALGTPLMYAFRERENILDLFESLSGSRMMCNYMRFGGCRVDLPPGWLEQAQRIVDNFPRFLDEFEALLTGNEIIIARSQGVGILPPDLAINAGITGPMLRASGVNYDIRKVDKYGIYERFDFRIPLGDHGDVYDRYMIRVLEMRESLKILQKALREIPAGPIVDPKAKLRGFRPKTGEAYGRIEGPKGELGFYLVSDGSPNPYRYRVRPPSLINLTILEDMCLGLTVGDVVIILGSVDIVLGEVDR, from the coding sequence ATGGGCCCGCATCATCCCTCGACCCACGGCGTCTTTCGCATGGACGTCGTGCTCGACGGCGAAAAAATCGTCAAGCTCAAGCCCGTCTTCGGTTACCTCCATCGCAACCACGAAAAAATCGCCGAGAACACCACCTATCTCGCCTCGATGCCTTACACCGACCGGCTCGATTATTTTTGTTCGATGACGAACAACTGGGCCTACGCCTTAAGCGTCGAAAAACTCGCTGGCTTGCAAGTCCCCGAACGCGCCGAGTATATCCGCATCCTCACCGCTGAACTCACGCGTCTCGTCAATCACACCTGCCTCATTGGTTTTCTTATGCAGGACATGGGCGCGCTCGGCACGCCGCTTATGTATGCGTTTCGCGAGCGCGAAAATATTCTCGACCTCTTCGAGTCGCTCAGCGGCTCGCGCATGATGTGTAATTATATGCGCTTCGGCGGCTGCCGCGTGGACTTGCCGCCCGGCTGGCTCGAACAAGCCCAGCGCATCGTGGATAATTTCCCCCGCTTCCTCGACGAATTTGAAGCGCTCCTCACCGGCAACGAAATCATCATCGCGCGCTCGCAAGGTGTTGGAATTCTTCCTCCCGATCTCGCCATCAACGCCGGCATCACCGGCCCGATGCTCCGCGCCAGCGGCGTCAATTACGACATCCGCAAAGTGGACAAGTATGGCATCTACGAGCGTTTCGATTTTCGCATTCCCCTCGGCGATCACGGCGATGTCTATGACCGTTACATGATCCGCGTTTTGGAAATGCGCGAGTCGCTGAAAATTTTGCAAAAAGCCCTGCGCGAAATTCCTGCCGGCCCCATCGTTGATCCCAAGGCGAAGCTTCGCGGCTTTCGCCCAAAGACGGGCGAAGCCTATGGACGCATCGAAGGTCCGAAAGGCGAACTCGGATTTTATCTCGTCAGCGACGGCTCGCCAAATCCTTACCGTTATCGCGTGCGCCCGCCGAGCCTCATCAACCTCACCATTCTCGAAGACATGTGCCTGGGATTGACCGTCGGCGATGTCGTCATCATTCTCGGCAGCGTGGACATCGTGTTGGGAGAAGTGGATAGATAA
- the nuoK gene encoding NADH-quinone oxidoreductase subunit NuoK has protein sequence MIPLYYYLLLSALLFSIGLAGALTRRNGILVLVGIELMLNAANLNFIAFWRYNQNPDALMGLMFVIFSIAVAAAEAAVGLALIITIYRHYKNINLDKMDSLKG, from the coding sequence ATGATACCGCTCTATTATTATCTGTTGCTGTCCGCGCTGCTCTTCAGCATCGGTCTCGCGGGCGCGCTTACGCGGCGCAACGGCATCCTCGTTCTCGTCGGCATCGAACTCATGCTTAACGCCGCGAACCTTAACTTCATCGCTTTCTGGCGTTACAACCAAAATCCCGACGCCCTCATGGGACTCATGTTCGTGATTTTTTCCATCGCGGTTGCCGCCGCTGAAGCCGCCGTCGGTCTCGCTCTCATCATCACCATTTATCGCCATTATAAAAACATCAACCTCGACAAAATGGACTCGCTCAAAGGCTGA
- the nuoL gene encoding NADH-quinone oxidoreductase subunit L — protein sequence MNWTTQHLWLIPALPLFAAAVLSVTPRAHKKFASTLTIGAMAISFVLSIFPAWLISLPKARVGGPYVEVHNFNWFQIGDSTLQLGWVFDPLTAIMLVMVTFISLLIFIYSSGYMANDENYTRFFCFLSLFAAAMLGLIIANNLLMLFMCWELVGLASYLLIGFWYHKPSAADAAKKAFITTRIGDVIFFLGILFLYAQAQTLLFYDNGHGCLEKGMLSDLVGRTTVGGIAVTTAIGLLIFAGAVGKSGQFPLHVWLPDAMEGPTPVSALIHAATMVAAGVFLIARVYPILDPNSVGVAGSNAALSVVAWIGAFTAIFAACIAVAQTDIKRILAYSTVSQLGFMMLGLGVGGVAVGMFHLITHAFFKALLFLGAGSVIHGCDGEQDIRKMGGIKKFMPVTFATYAIGMMALSGVPIFFSGFWSKDEILHAAQKWPHSPIPFYFAAIAAVLTAFYMTRQMCYVFFGNYRGNQTTTSDHAHEHHDPHESPAVMTAPLAILAVFAVLLGFIGTPAWPWFQKYIGGESAAFSIGTLVLSTCIVAIGIGLGWWLYGEKRIENPDASDILQKFHPDIFCLLQNKFYVDEFYEFTIIRFNAWWCDFCDWLDYWVWQGAVYAVSYVVIGLSWVSRFFDEYVVNLGFDQGCSGVTGGGKWLSRLENGQMQSYLRVIGIALAVLGILLLWG from the coding sequence ATGAACTGGACTACCCAACATCTCTGGCTGATTCCCGCGCTGCCGCTTTTTGCCGCCGCCGTGCTATCCGTCACCCCGCGCGCGCATAAAAAATTCGCCTCGACGCTCACGATCGGTGCGATGGCTATTTCATTTGTGCTTTCGATTTTTCCTGCATGGTTGATTTCATTGCCAAAAGCAAGAGTCGGTGGCCCTTATGTTGAAGTCCATAATTTCAACTGGTTTCAAATCGGCGATTCCACTCTTCAGTTGGGGTGGGTCTTCGATCCACTGACCGCCATCATGCTGGTGATGGTCACGTTCATCTCCTTGCTCATTTTTATTTATAGCAGCGGCTACATGGCCAACGACGAAAATTACACCCGCTTCTTTTGTTTCCTCTCGCTCTTCGCCGCCGCGATGCTCGGCCTCATCATCGCAAATAATTTGCTCATGCTCTTCATGTGTTGGGAACTGGTCGGCCTCGCGTCCTATTTGCTCATCGGTTTTTGGTATCACAAACCCAGCGCCGCGGACGCCGCCAAAAAAGCCTTCATCACCACCCGCATCGGCGATGTTATTTTCTTTCTCGGCATTCTTTTTCTATACGCACAGGCGCAAACGCTTTTGTTCTACGACAATGGCCACGGCTGCCTCGAAAAAGGAATGCTTTCCGACCTTGTCGGTCGCACCACCGTCGGCGGCATCGCGGTCACCACCGCAATCGGGTTGCTCATCTTTGCCGGCGCGGTCGGCAAATCCGGCCAATTCCCGCTGCATGTTTGGCTGCCCGACGCTATGGAAGGCCCCACGCCGGTCAGCGCTTTGATCCACGCCGCCACGATGGTCGCCGCGGGCGTGTTTCTGATTGCGCGTGTCTATCCGATCCTTGATCCCAACAGCGTCGGAGTTGCGGGCTCCAATGCCGCGCTCTCGGTAGTCGCGTGGATTGGTGCCTTCACTGCGATTTTCGCCGCGTGCATCGCTGTCGCGCAAACCGACATCAAACGCATCCTTGCCTATTCAACCGTTTCCCAACTCGGTTTTATGATGCTCGGCCTTGGCGTCGGTGGCGTCGCCGTCGGGATGTTTCATCTCATCACCCACGCGTTTTTCAAGGCGCTCCTGTTCCTCGGCGCGGGCTCGGTTATCCACGGTTGCGACGGCGAACAGGACATCCGCAAAATGGGCGGCATAAAAAAATTCATGCCGGTTACTTTCGCCACTTACGCCATCGGAATGATGGCCTTGTCCGGCGTTCCGATTTTCTTTTCCGGTTTCTGGAGCAAAGATGAAATCCTCCACGCCGCGCAGAAATGGCCGCACTCACCCATCCCATTTTATTTCGCCGCTATCGCTGCCGTTCTCACCGCGTTCTATATGACGCGCCAGATGTGCTACGTCTTCTTCGGAAATTATCGCGGCAACCAAACCACCACTTCAGATCACGCCCACGAGCATCACGATCCCCATGAGAGTCCCGCGGTGATGACCGCGCCACTCGCCATTCTCGCGGTCTTTGCCGTCCTGCTCGGTTTCATTGGCACTCCTGCGTGGCCATGGTTCCAGAAATATATTGGCGGTGAATCCGCCGCTTTCAGCATCGGCACACTTGTTCTTTCGACCTGCATCGTGGCCATCGGCATCGGTCTCGGTTGGTGGCTTTACGGCGAAAAGCGAATCGAAAATCCCGATGCATCCGACATTCTCCAAAAGTTCCACCCCGATATTTTTTGCCTGCTGCAAAATAAATTCTATGTGGACGAATTTTACGAGTTCACCATCATCCGTTTCAACGCGTGGTGGTGTGACTTCTGCGACTGGCTCGATTATTGGGTTTGGCAGGGCGCGGTTTATGCCGTGAGTTATGTCGTCATTGGCCTTTCGTGGGTCTCGCGCTTTTTCGATGAATACGTCGTCAACCTTGGCTTCGACCAAGGCTGCTCCGGCGTGACCGGCGGCGGCAAATGGCTGTCCCGCCTGGAAAATGGCCAGATGCAATCGTATCTGCGCGTGATCGGCATCGCGCTCGCCGTGCTCGGAATTTTGCTGCTCTGGGGCTGA
- a CDS encoding 4Fe-4S dicluster domain-containing protein, translated as MLGEGIIKGMAETARNFVGSYHDPERLTTVEYPEQKIPPKENARNFPFLVFDGLDPMKGLRCVACQICEKECPPKCIYIIKDTVKKPDYIGKLQVQPKTFDIDISVCMSCQICVEVCPFEAIKMDINVELSNTDRFDALLLDKHHLAKSNEYYRQIHPSEATEVDERLAAEKAKAEAKAKADAEAKAKAAVAAKATPASTAPPAK; from the coding sequence ATGCTAGGTGAAGGCATCATCAAAGGCATGGCGGAGACCGCGCGGAATTTCGTGGGCAGCTACCACGATCCCGAGCGTCTCACCACTGTTGAATATCCCGAGCAGAAAATTCCGCCGAAAGAAAACGCGCGGAATTTTCCCTTCCTCGTTTTCGATGGCCTTGATCCGATGAAAGGCCTGCGCTGCGTCGCCTGCCAGATTTGTGAAAAGGAATGTCCGCCCAAGTGCATCTACATAATTAAAGACACCGTCAAGAAGCCCGACTACATCGGCAAGCTGCAAGTTCAGCCGAAGACGTTTGACATAGATATTTCCGTTTGCATGAGCTGTCAGATTTGTGTCGAGGTTTGCCCGTTTGAAGCCATCAAAATGGATATCAACGTGGAACTGAGCAACACCGACCGCTTCGATGCCTTGCTCCTCGACAAACATCATCTCGCCAAGTCCAACGAATATTACCGGCAGATTCATCCCAGCGAAGCCACCGAAGTGGACGAGCGTCTCGCCGCCGAAAAAGCTAAAGCCGAAGCCAAGGCAAAGGCCGACGCCGAAGCAAAAGCCAAAGCCGCCGTTGCCGCGAAAGCTACGCCAGCCTCAACCGCGCCGCCCGCAAAATGA
- a CDS encoding NADH-quinone oxidoreductase subunit J, whose product MQIAFAIIAALTLVSAVAAMSLRNLVHCALSLAVTFAGLAALYLQLGAPFVGWAQILVYIGAVAILIVFAILLTRSSEHNPEPIVSRKWGIGVAIAVMVFGILTWSVLHSSIADKLPPAKTDPTVREIGNQLMTRYVLPLEVIGLLLTAAAIGAVIIALKEPAKTATPVSPAKPAAH is encoded by the coding sequence ATGCAAATTGCTTTCGCCATCATCGCCGCACTGACGCTCGTGAGCGCCGTCGCCGCCATGTCGTTGCGCAATCTCGTCCACTGCGCGCTCTCGCTCGCGGTGACCTTTGCCGGCCTCGCCGCGCTCTATCTTCAACTCGGCGCACCGTTTGTCGGCTGGGCGCAAATCCTCGTTTACATCGGTGCCGTCGCCATTCTCATCGTCTTCGCCATTCTCTTGACGCGCAGCAGTGAACATAATCCCGAGCCAATCGTTTCGCGCAAATGGGGAATCGGTGTGGCCATCGCGGTAATGGTTTTCGGCATCCTTACCTGGTCCGTGTTGCACAGTTCCATCGCCGATAAGTTGCCGCCCGCAAAAACCGACCCCACCGTTCGCGAAATCGGTAATCAACTAATGACCCGCTACGTTCTCCCGCTTGAAGTCATCGGCCTATTGCTCACCGCCGCCGCCATCGGAGCCGTGATCATCGCCTTGAAAGAACCGGCCAAAACCGCCACGCCCGTTTCACCAGCCAAACCCGCCGCGCACTGA
- the nuoH gene encoding NADH-quinone oxidoreductase subunit NuoH, with translation MIGNLLFGFIVMILKAVADQPDPKADFLAALPECARPFANAILSISPILMIFPGLFAATTWIERKGLGRIQNRYGPNRVGPWGWFQPIADGFKMLTKEDIVPRSADKVVHFLAPVVLLIPTLLAYAVLPYGRHLVPLDLDSGMLFFFAVGASTELSIFMAGWSSRNKYSLLGAMRAIAQMISYEIPLIISTVSVIMITGSLSLVAIVEGQGGYAYGFIPRWHVFRPWGLAGLIIFLIAALAESNRSPFDIPEAESELIAGHLTEYSGFKYALFFLAEYLGMFAMCGLAATLFLGGWQSPTPLLDWVPGYFWFLGKLVGLVLLFIWIRGTLPRLRVDQLLNFAWKFMLPMALLNLIAAAVWHYTAEWSFTTALPLRWLICGAMIAAPYAILGRALTGEQKSTKRIYRFAD, from the coding sequence ATGATCGGCAACCTCCTCTTCGGATTTATCGTCATGATTTTGAAGGCGGTCGCCGATCAGCCGGATCCCAAGGCGGATTTTCTCGCCGCGTTGCCCGAGTGCGCGCGCCCGTTCGCGAACGCCATCCTGAGCATCAGTCCTATCCTCATGATTTTCCCCGGACTGTTCGCCGCGACGACTTGGATCGAGCGCAAAGGCCTCGGTCGAATTCAAAACCGTTACGGCCCAAACCGCGTCGGTCCATGGGGCTGGTTTCAGCCTATCGCCGACGGCTTCAAGATGCTCACGAAAGAAGACATCGTTCCCCGCAGCGCCGACAAAGTCGTCCACTTTCTTGCGCCGGTCGTGTTGCTCATTCCCACGCTGCTCGCTTATGCCGTTCTTCCCTACGGACGCCACCTCGTCCCGCTCGACCTCGATTCAGGAATGCTTTTTTTCTTCGCCGTCGGCGCGTCCACCGAACTTTCGATTTTCATGGCCGGCTGGTCGAGCCGCAATAAATATTCCCTCCTTGGCGCAATGCGCGCCATCGCCCAAATGATCAGCTACGAAATTCCGCTCATCATTTCGACCGTGTCCGTGATCATGATCACCGGCTCGCTCTCGCTAGTTGCCATCGTGGAAGGGCAGGGTGGTTATGCGTACGGTTTCATTCCGCGCTGGCATGTGTTCCGGCCGTGGGGCTTGGCGGGGTTGATTATTTTTCTCATCGCCGCGCTCGCCGAATCCAACCGCTCGCCCTTTGATATTCCCGAAGCCGAATCCGAACTCATCGCCGGTCATCTCACCGAATACTCCGGCTTCAAATACGCGCTCTTCTTTCTCGCTGAATATCTTGGCATGTTCGCCATGTGTGGTCTCGCCGCCACGTTGTTTCTCGGTGGTTGGCAATCACCCACACCGCTCCTCGATTGGGTTCCCGGATATTTTTGGTTCCTCGGCAAACTCGTTGGGCTCGTGCTGCTGTTCATCTGGATTCGCGGCACGCTTCCGCGATTGCGCGTGGATCAACTCCTCAACTTCGCCTGGAAATTCATGCTGCCAATGGCGCTGTTGAATCTCATCGCCGCCGCTGTCTGGCATTACACCGCCGAATGGAGTTTCACCACCGCACTCCCCTTGCGCTGGCTTATTTGCGGCGCAATGATCGCCGCGCCGTACGCGATTCTTGGCCGTGCGCTCACCGGCGAACAAAAATCCACCAAACGCATTTATCGTTTCGCCGATTGA
- a CDS encoding NADH-quinone oxidoreductase subunit B — translation MDEGLRSELSKQGIFTTKLSELYNWGRKNSVWPMQFGLACCAIEMIATTMARYDLARFGAEVFRPSPRQADLMIVAGTVTKKMTPQVVRLYNQMPEPKYVIAMGACAISGGPFKQGYNVLKGIDRYIPVDVHIPGCPPRPEALIHAFMTLQKKIDEQTLEGPGSPRFTDPNAPSEFPVPQFGEHDLVPTSNPSVWQPPKLARDK, via the coding sequence ATGGACGAAGGCTTGCGCAGCGAACTCAGCAAACAAGGCATCTTCACCACGAAGCTTTCCGAGCTTTACAACTGGGGCCGCAAAAATTCCGTTTGGCCGATGCAATTCGGCCTCGCCTGTTGCGCCATCGAAATGATCGCCACCACCATGGCGCGATATGACCTCGCCCGATTCGGCGCGGAAGTCTTCCGCCCATCGCCACGTCAGGCCGACCTCATGATCGTTGCGGGCACCGTGACTAAAAAAATGACTCCGCAAGTCGTCCGCCTCTACAACCAAATGCCCGAGCCCAAATACGTCATAGCGATGGGCGCGTGCGCGATTTCCGGCGGCCCATTCAAGCAAGGCTACAACGTCCTCAAGGGCATTGACCGTTATATTCCCGTGGATGTCCACATCCCTGGATGCCCGCCGCGCCCCGAGGCGCTCATCCACGCGTTCATGACTTTGCAGAAAAAAATTGACGAACAAACGCTCGAAGGCCCGGGCAGCCCGCGCTTTACTGATCCCAACGCCCCCAGTGAATTTCCCGTCCCGCAATTCGGCGAACACGACCTCGTGCCCACCAGCAACCCCTCGGTCTGGCAGCCGCCCAAACTGGCGCGCGATAAATAA
- a CDS encoding type II toxin-antitoxin system RelE/ParE family toxin: MDETYKVVFAPRAMRDLEMLVRHISVQSDAEIAIRFGTALVNKALSLSSFPERGRVVPEVGEPFREIIFRSYRIVYRVTTGLVEIICFWHASRGIPQIDSDDFGKTN; the protein is encoded by the coding sequence ATGGACGAAACTTACAAAGTAGTTTTTGCGCCAAGAGCGATGCGCGATTTGGAGATGTTGGTTCGCCACATATCTGTCCAATCGGATGCGGAGATAGCCATTCGCTTTGGGACTGCTTTGGTTAATAAGGCTCTAAGTTTATCATCATTTCCCGAACGTGGCAGGGTCGTCCCTGAAGTAGGCGAGCCGTTTCGTGAAATTATTTTTCGAAGTTATCGTATCGTTTATCGCGTGACCACAGGACTGGTGGAAATCATTTGCTTTTGGCATGCGTCTCGCGGAATTCCGCAGATTGATTCGGATGACTTCGGAAAAACAAATTGA